In the Paramisgurnus dabryanus chromosome 5, PD_genome_1.1, whole genome shotgun sequence genome, one interval contains:
- the LOC135748890 gene encoding C3a anaphylatoxin chemotactic receptor-like, protein MGVTGNGLVIFVTSYKMKTTVNSIWFLNLAIADFIFSMFLIFDIAADLYKNIFLYLGKVIHACCYFVFLLNMFASVFFLTVISVDRCLCTWMVVWVQNKRSLVKARLICIFVWILSICCSISSFTLMYLQIFFPVALYTFMFMVSFLIPFLITASSYIAIGMRVKSLKRGKQLRSYRVIISVVLAFFICWFPFHVHKLCLISAFKYNWSDSAKRKLSAATPFVYCLAHLNSCLNPMLYVFMCNEFKVKLKKSLLLVLEAAFTEEHLSMRSPSLPHTSQCHQVPSVLIDDTTI, encoded by the coding sequence ATGGGTGTCACTGGAAATGGACTTGTCATCTTTGTGACCAGCTACAAAATGAAGACGACAGTCAACTCCATTTGGTTTCTTAACTTGGCAATTGCAGACTTCATTTTTAGTATGTTTTTGATTTTTGACATCGCTGCTGATTTGTACAAGAATATATTTTTGTACTTAGGCAAAGTCATACATGCATGctgttattttgtttttctgctAAATATGTTTGCAAGTGTTTTCTTTCTGACAGTTATCAGTGTGGACCGATGTCTGTGCACATGGATGGTTGTATGGGTTCAGAATAAGAGATCTCTAGTCAAAGCCAGACTCATTTGTATATTTGTGTGGATTTTATCCATCTGCTGCAGCATCTCTTCTTTTACTCTTATGTATTTACAGATATTTTTCCCGGTGGCTCTCTACACATTCATGTTTATGGTGTCCTTTCTAATTCCCTTTTTGATCACTGCATCTTCATACATAGCTATTGGCATGCGGGTAAAAAGCCTCAAAAGAGGAAAGCAGCTTCGCTCTTATCGGGTTATTATATCGGTGGTTCTGGCTTTTTTCATATGCTGGTTTCCTTTCCATGTACATAAACTGTGTCTAATAAGTGCATTTAAGTATAACTGGAGTGACAGTGCTAAACGAAAACTTTCTGCTGCAACACCGTTCGTATACTGCCTGGCTCATCTAAACAGTTGTCTTAACCCTATGCTCTATGTGTTCATGTGTAATGAGTTTAAGGTAAAACTTAAAAAGTCTCTGCTACTGGTTCTCGAGGCAGCTTTTACCGAGGAACATCTGAGTATGAGATCACCTTCACTTCCTCACACCTCTCAATGTCACCAGGTACCAAGTGTACTGATAGACGACACAACCATCTGA